One genomic window of Aliiroseovarius sp. M344 includes the following:
- the ahcY gene encoding adenosylhomocysteinase translates to MTKDYIVKDINLAEFGRKELDIAETEMPGLMALRTEYGESKPLKGARIVGSLHMTIQTAVLIETLVALGADVRWASCNIFSTQDHAAAAIAAGGTPVFAIKGQTLEEHWDYLDRSFMFPEGPNLILDDGGDATLYILLGARVENGETALIETPSSEEEVAVFAQIKKRMAASPGWFTKMRAQIKGVSEETTTGVHRLYDLVKQGQLPFPAINVNDSVTKSKFDNKYGCKESLVDGIRRATDTMMAGKVAVVCGYGDVGKGSAASLSGAGARVKVTEIDPICALQAAMDGFEVVTLEDAVSDADIFITTTGNKDVIRIEHMRAMKDMAIVGNIGHFDNEIQVASLKNHKWTNIKEQVDMIEMPSGNRLILLSEGRLLNLGNATGHPSFVMSASFTNQVLAQIELWTKGDEYNNDVYILPKHLDEKVARLHLDRIGVKLSKLSNEQASYIGVTPEGPFKPEHYRY, encoded by the coding sequence GTGACCAAAGATTATATCGTAAAAGACATCAACCTTGCCGAGTTCGGTCGCAAGGAACTGGACATCGCCGAAACCGAAATGCCGGGCCTGATGGCGCTGCGCACAGAATATGGCGAAAGCAAACCCTTGAAGGGCGCGCGGATCGTAGGCTCGTTGCACATGACCATTCAAACCGCCGTGCTTATTGAAACGCTGGTCGCGCTGGGCGCAGACGTGCGCTGGGCATCGTGCAACATCTTCTCGACCCAAGACCACGCAGCAGCGGCGATTGCCGCTGGCGGCACGCCGGTTTTCGCGATCAAGGGCCAGACACTGGAAGAGCATTGGGATTACCTCGACCGCTCGTTCATGTTCCCCGAAGGGCCGAACCTGATCCTGGATGACGGTGGTGATGCGACGCTTTACATCTTGCTGGGCGCGCGCGTTGAAAACGGCGAAACCGCCTTGATCGAAACGCCGAGTTCGGAAGAGGAAGTCGCGGTCTTTGCGCAGATCAAGAAACGTATGGCCGCAAGCCCCGGTTGGTTCACCAAGATGCGCGCGCAGATCAAAGGCGTGTCCGAGGAAACCACCACCGGCGTTCACCGCCTGTATGATCTGGTGAAGCAAGGCCAACTTCCGTTCCCTGCGATCAACGTGAATGACTCTGTCACCAAGTCGAAGTTCGACAACAAATACGGCTGTAAAGAATCGCTGGTGGATGGCATCCGCCGCGCCACAGACACGATGATGGCCGGCAAGGTTGCCGTGGTTTGTGGCTATGGTGACGTGGGCAAAGGCTCGGCCGCATCGCTAAGCGGCGCTGGCGCACGTGTGAAAGTGACCGAGATCGACCCGATTTGCGCGCTGCAAGCCGCAATGGACGGGTTCGAAGTTGTGACGCTGGAAGATGCTGTTTCAGATGCGGATATCTTCATCACCACAACAGGCAACAAGGACGTGATCCGCATCGAGCATATGCGCGCGATGAAGGACATGGCGATTGTTGGCAACATTGGTCACTTCGACAACGAGATCCAAGTCGCCAGCTTGAAGAACCACAAATGGACCAACATCAAAGAACAGGTGGATATGATCGAGATGCCGTCTGGCAACCGTTTGATCCTGCTGTCCGAAGGTCGCCTGCTGAACCTTGGCAACGCGACGGGTCACCCTTCATTCGTTATGTCGGCATCGTTCACCAACCAGGTTCTGGCGCAGATCGAGCTGTGGACCAAAGGTGATGAATATAACAACGATGTCTACATCCTGCCCAAGCATCTGGATGAGAAGGTCGCCCGCCTGCATTTGGACCGGATCGGCGTGAAGCTGTCCAAGCTCAGCAACGAACAAGCGTCCTATATCGGCGTCACACCCGAAGGCCCGTTCAAGCCCGAGCATTATCGTTACTAA
- a CDS encoding extensin family protein, with protein MSDEKQHRPVLHRAVLSVLSAAFSVLFLGLGLLWLVLRPDGPLPDHWNPTKQLTVTAPVTLVSRLQMLRALSDISECQAVLDQAGVSFAPMPDLSVDENCGIEGRGQLAALTASRLNRVETRCATALRLVMWEHHVVQPAARDILGTTVSAITQIGSYNCRKMRTSRGSNGRWSSHAMANAIDITGVRLADGRRLTLLNDWGGSDAEGEFLHRIWKGSCDWFRLVLGPDYNQLHADHFHLENTGWGFCR; from the coding sequence ATGAGCGACGAAAAACAACACCGCCCCGTATTGCACCGGGCGGTGTTGTCCGTTCTGTCGGCCGCCTTTTCTGTGCTGTTTTTGGGTTTGGGTCTTCTGTGGTTGGTGCTGCGACCGGATGGGCCGCTGCCGGATCATTGGAATCCGACCAAGCAACTGACGGTGACCGCTCCGGTCACATTAGTCAGCCGGTTGCAGATGTTGCGCGCGCTGAGCGACATTTCAGAATGCCAGGCCGTGCTGGATCAAGCAGGAGTGTCCTTCGCGCCGATGCCAGACCTTTCAGTGGACGAAAATTGCGGGATTGAAGGGCGCGGGCAACTGGCCGCTTTGACCGCATCACGATTGAATAGGGTCGAAACGCGCTGTGCCACAGCGCTGCGATTGGTTATGTGGGAACACCATGTCGTGCAGCCTGCCGCGCGGGATATTCTGGGCACGACCGTTTCCGCGATCACGCAGATTGGCAGCTATAACTGCCGCAAGATGCGAACGAGCCGTGGATCGAATGGACGATGGAGTAGCCATGCAATGGCCAACGCAATCGACATTACCGGCGTTCGACTGGCGGATGGGCGGCGTTTGACGTTGCTGAACGACTGGGGCGGCTCAGATGCTGAGGGGGAGTTTCTACATAGGATATGGAAGGGATCGTGTGACTGGTTCCGGTTGGTGCTTGGCCCGGATTACAATCAACTTCATGCCGACCAC